The Janthinobacterium tructae genome contains the following window.
TCAGCTGGCCAAGTCGCACAACCAGGACAAGGCGGCGCTGACCCTGGCCGCCGTCGATTACCTGCGCGCCTTGCCAGCGGACGCCTTGGCGGGCGACGCCCTGCAGCACATCTTTGGCCTGATGCAGCTGGAACAGACGGCGCGCCGCATCTATGTCGACCCGGCGCAGGCGCGGGTCGTCGCCCGTTCACTGCACGGTTTCATTGCCGTGTGCCGCGAAGCGGGCGTGGCGCTCGGTGGCTTTGCCGGCTGGCTGGGCGAGATGGAAGAGGCCGTGACGGTCTCGACCGGCAAGGCCAAGCTGGTGATCGCCTGCATCGACCAGATCAAGGGCCTCGAATACAACCACGTGATCTTGCCCTACCTGGCCGTCGACGAATTCCCGCGCAGCAAGACTGACCCGCTGGAAGAGGAAAACCGTTTCTATGTGGCCGCCACGCGCGCGCGCGACAGGCTCACCTTGCTGACGCCGGAGGACCCCGCCTGGCGGAGCCGCTACATCGCCGCCCTGCAGCTGAAAAACAAGATTGTTGCGCCGAAAGCATAAATCTTTTGCCGTGCGGCCGCTTTTTGTGAAAGACGAAAGCGGGCATACTTTGGTGGTGTGATTGATTGCAATCTGAACCAACAAAGGAGTAATGATGCGAGTATTCTTGACAGGCGCGGCAGGTTTCATCGGCAGTTCCATCGCGGCGGGCCTCGTGCGCGCCGGCCACCAAGTGACGGGCCTGGTGCGCAAGCCGGAACAGGTGGCCGAGCTGGCCAAGGTGGGCGTGTTGGGCGTACTGGGCGATTTGAACGACCGCGAGCTGATCATCGAGCAGGCGAGGGCGGCGGACGCCGTCATCAATGCGGCCAGCAGCGACCACCGGGCCGCCGTCGAAGCCATCATTGAAGCGCTGGCTGGCAGCAACAAGCCTTTCCTCCACACCAGCGGCTCGTCCATCGTCGGCGACGCCTCGGGCGGCGAGGGCACGGAACAGATCTATCACGAAGACAAGTTGCCGGCGCCCACTGCCGACAAGGCGGCCCGGGTCGCCATCGATGACCTGGTGCTGGCCAGTGCAAACAAGGGCGTGCGCGCCAGCGTGCTGTGCAACACCCTGATCTACGGCCACGGCGCCTTGCCGCGCGACAGCGTGCAGCTGCCCCGTTTGCTGAAACAGGCGCGCAAGAGCGGCATCGTGCGCCACGTGGGGCCGGGCCGCAACATCTGGTCGAACGTGCATATCGACGACGTCGTCAGCCTGTATCTGCTGGCGCTGAAAAAGTCGCCGGCCGGCACGTTTTACTTTGTCGAGTCGGGCGAAGCGGCCTTCCGCGACATGACGGCCGCCATCGCCGATGCATTGCAGCTGGGTCCTGCGCAGGATTGGCCGCTGCCCGAGGCGATCGCCGAATGGGGTTACGAGATGGCGTCGTACGGCCTCGGCTCCAACAGCCGCGTGCGTGGCGCACGGGCGCGCACCCTGCTGGGCTGGCAGCCGCAGGGGCCGTCCGTGCTGGAGTGGATCAAGCACGACATGCTCAAGCCGCTGCACGCCAACGCCGTTTGATCCAGCTCAGCAAAGCGAAATCTGTGTGCGCTAGCGAACGGTGCTGTTTTGCGATCAGGAGTATGATGGCTTTGCTTGGTTGAGACGCACTGCCGTGAAGTTGGCGGCATGTTCGATCTTCCAGCAGGTCAGCCGGTCGCCTCAAGGATCGGCACCAGATTTCTGTTCGCGTTTGCGCCCTGCGCCACGCGGCTGTGCACTGCAACTCCAGGTCGCGGTGTGTACTGCGAACCCTTTCAAGGCCGGCTTAGCCGGTCTTTTTTTGCCTGTCATTCTGGCCCCTGCGCCATTCACCGCCGCCTGTCCGCCATTCGCCGAACCGCAGTTCTCGCGCGGCCGAAATCCGCGTATCTTTACGATCAACTAACTTCAAGGGGCGACCGTGAAACCTGAACCAGCTTATTGCCGCCGTACCCAGCTGCTGTGGGGCGTGCTGCTGATCGCCATCGGCGCCGTCATCCTGCTGGACCGGCTCGATGTGATCTATCTCCATGATTACTATGCACTATGGCATTATTGGCCGCTGATACTGCTCGTCTTCGGCCTCAACAAGCTGCTCACGCCCGTGTCCGCCAAGCAGGTACTGAGCGGCCTGTGGCTGATCTTTTTTGCTGCCTGGTGGTATGTATCGTACGAAGAACTGTGGAATATGACCTTCTACAATAGCTGGCCAGCCTTGCTGATCGCCTGGGGCGTGGGCCTGGTGCTGGAACCGCTGCTGAACAAACATTTTATTGCCTATCGGGAGTCCGAGCATGAAAAATAAACCGCCGCTGCACTCGCCATCGCAGATCGTGCTGGGCGTCATCGTCATCGGCCTGGGGCTGTTGTTCCTGCTCGATAACCTGGGCTTCATCAATGTGCGCTATACCTTCCGCTTCTGGCCCACCATCCTCATCATTTTCGGCTTGCTGAAAATATCGCAAAGCCATACCCGCTCCGGCTACATCCTTGGCGGTGTGATGGTCTTGCTGGGCCTGAGCTGGACCTTGAAAGCCATGGGCTTGTTGTATATCAATTGGAGCATGCTGTGGCCGCTGCTCATCATTGCCGCCGGCGTGGCCGTGGTGTCGAAGTCCTTGCCCGGCGCACAGCAGCGGCAGCGGCGCCGGCATTTTTCCGCGCCGCCCGATGCTAGCGCCGCGCCTGACGCATTCGGCCAGGCCAGGAATGGCGCTGTATCGCTCGACAAGGAAGTCGCCGGTGCCACTGCGGCGCCCGGCGCCAGCGGCCAGGCGGACGACGACAGCATCATCGAAGTGACGGCCATCCTCGGCGGCTATGTGCGGCGTGTGTCGTCGCAGCGCTTCAGGGGCGGCGATATCAACGTCATCATGGCGGGCTGCGAAATCGACTTGCGCCAGGCCTCGATCGACGGCGAAGCCGTGCTCAACGTGTTCGCCCTGTGTGGCGGCGTCACCATCAAGATTCCGCCCGACTGGAGCGTCGTGCTGCAGGGCACGCCCATCCTCGGTGGCTTCGAAGAAAAGACCATCGTGCCGCCGAACCAGAACAAGCGTTTGTACGTGACGGGCTACGCCATCATGGGCGGCCTGGAAATCCGCAACTAGGCGCGCATGTCCGGACCCTTGTCGAAGCGGCGCGGTGCCGTGGTGGTGTTCCTGGTGTGCATCGCACTGGGCCTGGCGCTGGCCTTTATCCTGGCCAGGGTGGCGCACGCGCCCTGGCTCAACGCCGTCTTGCTGGTGGTGCCCGCCACGCTCGTGTATGCGATCGGCTCGGGGTTTTCCGCGTTTTACCTGTGCCGCGCCTACCCCTTGCACGCGCGCCATCCGCTCGCCATTGCCGGCGTGATGAGCTTGGCGGCCCTGTTCGCGGGCTTGCTGTGGGCTACCCTGCTGCAGTTTTTGAACAGTGTCAGCCTGTTGCCGGACGTGCGCTGGCTGGGCGTGAACCTGACGCAGTCGATGCTGGCCCTGTTCTTCGGCCTGGGCGCGCTGCTGTATTGCCTGGCCGCCGCCGTGCATTATCTGTTGCTGGAATTCGTGCGCGCCAGGATGGCCGAACAGCGGGGCCTGCAAGCGCAGCTGATGGCGCAGGAAGCGCAATTGCGCATGCTGCGCACGCAGATCGATCCGCATTTCCTGTTCAACAGCCTGAACTCCATCAGCGCCCTGACGTCCATCAATGCGGCGGGCGCGCGCCAGATGACGGTGCAACTGGCCAGTTTCTTCCGCCAGAGCCTGAGCCTGGAAGCGCACAAGCACATTACCGTGGAACAGGAACTGGTGCTGATCCGCCACTTTCTCGCCATCGAACAAGTGCGTTTCGGCGCACGCCTGCAAGTGGCGGAAAGCGTCGACGCCGGCGCGCTGGCGTGTCTGCTGCCGCCCATGCTGATACAGCCGCTGGTGGAAAATGCCGTCAAGCACGGCATCTGCGGCTTGACGGAGGGTGGCCTGATCGCCATCGAGGTGCGGCGCGTGGGCAGCCTGTTGCAGATTGCCGTGCGCAACCCGGTCGATGCGGATCAAGGGCCAGCTCGCGGCAATGGCGTAGGGCTGGAGAATGTGCGCCAGCGCCTGGCGGGCGCGTATGGCCACGAGGCCAGCGTGCACTGGGGCCGGCGCGATGGCGATTTTGAAGTGATGGTTTCCATGCCGGCGCAGACCGGCGACACGGAGGAAGCATGATGCAGGCAAGAATGCGGGTGGCCATCGTCGACGATGAGTTGCTGGCGCGCAGCGTGTTGCGCGAATACCTGGCGCGCCATGACGATATCGACATCGTGGCCGAATGCGCCAACGGTTTTGACGCCGTCAAGGCCATCGCGGAACTGGAGCCGGAACTGGTGTTCCTCGACATCCAGATGCCGCGCCTGGACGGCTTTGAAGTGGCGGAGCTGATTGGCGCGAAGACAAAGCTGATCTTTGTCACCGCCTACGACCAGTATGCCCTGAAGGCGTTCGAATGCCATGCCCTGGACTACCTGTTGAAACCATACAGCGAACAGCGCTTCGACCAGGCGCTGGCCCATGCGCGCGCCAACCGCGGCACGCCCGAGGCTGTGCAAACGCTGGCGCGCGAGGCGGCCACGCGTGCCGCACCTTTGGCCCGCGTGCTGATACGCGATGGCGCCAAGGTCCACGTGATCGCCAGCGCGCGCATCGACTACATCGAGGCGCAGGACGATTACATCAGCATCCGTTCCGAGGGCAAGTCTTACCTGAAAAGCCAGACGCTGGCGGAATTGGAAGCCCAGCTCGATCCTGCCAAGTTCCTGCGCGTGCACCGGTCGTATCTGCTCAATATCGACGGCATCCGCCGCATCGAGGCGGCGACCAAAGACAGCCACGTGGCCATCCTGCGCGATGACACGCGGATCCCCGTGAGCAAGGCGGGCTACCAGAAGCTCAAATTACTGGTTGGCTAGCTGGCCAGCTGCACATCCCACCACGTCGGCAAGAGCTGGCGGATTTCCGGGCGCGAAAAACGGTCGTCGATCAGGTACACGACGCCCTTGTCCGACTGCGTGCGGATGACCCTGCCTGCCGCCTGCACGACCTTCTGCATGCCCGGATACAGATACGTGTAGTCGTAGCCGGCGCCGAAGAGGTCGCCCATGCGCTGGCGGATCTGCTCGTTGACGGGGTTGATCTGCGGCAAACCCAGGGTGGCGATGAAGGCGCCGATCAGGCGCGCGCCGGGCAAGTCGATGCCTTCGCCAAACGCGCCGCCGAGCACGGCAAAGCCGATGCCGCGCGTGTCCAGGCCGAAACGGCCCAGGAATTGCGCGCGGGCAGCGTCATCCATGCGGCGCGGCTGCTGCCAGAGGGGTACGTCCGGGTAATGCTGGGCAAACAGCGTGGCCGTCTTTTCCATGTAATCAAAGCTGCTGAAGAAGGCCAGGTAATTGCCCGGCGTTTCCGCGTATTGCTTCGCCATCAGCTGGGCGATGGGCAGCAGCGAGGCGGCGCGGTGCTGGTAGCGCGTGGAAATGGTATCGGCCACGCGCACGGACAATTGCTCCGCCTGGAACGGCGACTCCACGTCGACCCAGGCCGTGTCGGCCGGCATGCCCAGCGTGTCGCTGTAGTAATTCCACGGACTCAGGGTGGCGGAGAACAGGGCCGTGCTGTGGCTGGCCGCGAAGCGGTCCTTGAGGAACGGGGCAGGGACGATGTTGCGGATGCAGACGGTGGTACCCGTATCAGTCTTGCTGACGTCGAACAGCGAATGCGCGCCAAAGCTCTCTGCCAGGCGGTTGATCAGCAGCACGTCGAAATAAAAGCGCTGCAAGTCTTCATCGAGCGCCGCCGCGTGCTCGGCCGCGTAATCGCCGATGGCCGTGGCCACGCCTTGCAGCGCGCCAAAGAATTTCTCGGGCAAGGCGGGATGCACGTGGTAATCGCCATCCTGTTCCTTCAGCAAGGCCGTCCACTGGCGCGAGAGGCGATCCAGCGGCTTTTTCAGCCCTTCGGGCGCGAACTTGCGCAGCATTTTCAGATTGATCTGCGCCAGTTCGGCCGAATACATGCTGCGCGCGCGCGACACCATATTGTGCGCTTCGTCGACCAGCACGTTGACTTTCCAGTCGTGGGCCAGGGTCATGCCGTACAGCATGGCACTGAGGTCGAAATAATAATTGTAGTCGCCGATGACGACGTCGCTCCAGCGCGCCAGTTCCATGCCCAGATAATAGGGGCAAATACCCTGCTGCAAGGCGATGGCGCGTACGGCTTCCTTATCCAGGATCAAGCCGCTGGCCAGCGCCACCTCGCGCGCCAGCGGCAAGCGGTCATAAAAACCCTTGGCCAGCGGACACGATTCGCCGTGGCAGGCTTTGTCAGGATGCTCGCAGGCGCTGCTCTTGGCACTCAGTTCCAGCACCCTCAAGGGTAGCAGCGGCGCGCTATCCTTGAGGATGGCGCAGGCATCGAGCGCCATTTGCCGGCCCGGCACCTTGGCGGCCAGGAAAAACAGTTTATCGAGGCCATGCGCGGCCGTGGCCTTTAGCATGGGAAACAGGCTGCCCACCGTCTTGCCGATGCCGGTCGGCGCCTGCGCCAGCAAGCCGCAGCCGCGGCTGCTGGCCTTGTACATGGCCTCTGCCAGCTGGCGCTGGCCCGGGCGAAAGTCCGCATGGGGAAAGGCCATGCTGGTGAGCTGCGCGTCGCGGCTGGCGCGGTGCGCCATTTCCTGCTCGGCCCAGTCGAGGAACAGCGTGCAATGCTGCTCGAAGAACAGACGCAGCGCCTCGGCCGTGCACTCTTCATGCATGACGCTTTCCTTCTGGCTCACGATGTCGAAATACACGAGCGCCACACGCAGCATGGGCAGGTTCAGTTGCCGGCACAGCAAATGGCCATAAATGCGCGCCTGCGCCCAGTGCAACTGGCGGTGGTTGGCGGGCATGGCATCCAGCTCGCCCCGGTAGGTCTTGATTTCTTCCAGCTGGCGCCGGGCCGGGTCGTAGCCATCGGCGCGACCGCGCACATGCAAAGGCCCAAAGTCGCCGGAAAGACTGATTTCGCGCTGGTAATCGTCGTCGCGCCGGCTCGTGACGGTGGCGTGGCCGGCCATGCCTTCCTGCGCCGTGGGGGACGGTGTGAAACGCAAGTCCAGGTCGCCCACCTTGGCCGTGAATTCGCACAGGGCGCGCACGGCGATCGTGTACCTGCTGGCGCTCATGTGGCCACCTGCCATTGCAGGTAGCAGACGCTGACGGGCATGGCGTGCTCGGCGCAATACGCGATCCAGCGCAGCTGGTTGTCTTGCAGGCGGTCGCCAGGACCCTTGACTTCGATCATGCGGTAGCGTTGCTCGGCCGGCCAGAACTGGATCAGGTCGGGAAAGCCGCTGCGGTTGCTTTTGATGTCGAGCAAGATGCGCTCGAACGCTTTCTTCAGGTGCCTGGCCGGGATGCAGGCCAGCGCCAGGTCCAGCAAGCCATCCTTGAGCACGTCCCAGCTGACGAAGGGCGAGACGATGCCGTGCTTGGCCGCAAGCGTGGCGCGTATCGTCACTGGATAAGTGCCGTCGTCCAGCTGCGCCAGGCAGGCGGCAAAGTCCAGGCTGCGGCGCTGGTGAAAATCGGCGCTGTGCAAGTCGGCCGGGCCACGGTGAAACGGGTGGAAGAAGGCGCCGGGCATGGCTTTGAAGATGGCGGGCCAGCACAGCAGTCCGAACAGCGAGTTGATCAGGGTGTTTTCCACGTAATACACGGGTGCGTCGTCCTGCATCAGATGTTGCTGCACCACGCTTTCCACGTAGTACGCTTCGCCTGGATATGGCAGCAGCAGGTCGATACGCTCCACGCTGGCCGCCGCGTTGGTTGCCTGTTTCGCATGGCCCAGCTTGCGCCGCAAACGCGGTGCCATGCGCAGCAGCAATTGCTGTTCCGCTTCGCTTTCCGGCGCGGCCAGGGCGAGCGTCAATCGTTCGTAGGCCGCTTGCGGCTGCTCATCTTTTTCCAGCACGCGGATGGCGCGGCCGCGCGCCCCCGGATAGCGGCAATCGGCGTAGGCGCGGTAGGCGGCGGGCCAGTCCTGGCATTTCTCCAGGTGCTGGGCGATCTGGAAGCGCAGCTTGTCGCGCCGGCTGGCCAGCCAGGTATTGTCCTCGGACAAGGGGAGCGCGGCCAGCTCCTGCAGCACCTCGTCTGCCGGCGCGCTGTCATTGTAGCGTTCGCGGCACTGGTGCAGCACTTCGTAGTGCTCGATATCCCGGCGCGTGCGAAAGCCGCGCGACTGCGGCGAGAATTCCACCTTTTCGTATTGATACACACCGAGGTCGGACAGCACGAATTCCGACCAGTCCTGGTGATAGTTGCCAAAGTAAATCAGGCGCAGGCGGTCGCACAGCGCTTGCAGGCCG
Protein-coding sequences here:
- a CDS encoding LiaF transmembrane domain-containing protein; this translates as MKPEPAYCRRTQLLWGVLLIAIGAVILLDRLDVIYLHDYYALWHYWPLILLVFGLNKLLTPVSAKQVLSGLWLIFFAAWWYVSYEELWNMTFYNSWPALLIAWGVGLVLEPLLNKHFIAYRESEHEK
- a CDS encoding VRR-NUC domain-containing protein translates to MLRVLENPLYYLDNFQDVLSWICARYADLLSAEETQFIAAFGALPQPSRALFVRLVMRKGCLFRASKLNYPEIGDTRAAALPLLNTGWVEADPAISLDELFEQLLKAEIALAFGLAAPLKAARKAEQLEALREQHAENKPFSAWHPASGDVLYRIGLQALCDRLRLIYFGNYHQDWSEFVLSDLGVYQYEKVEFSPQSRGFRTRRDIEHYEVLHQCRERYNDSAPADEVLQELAALPLSEDNTWLASRRDKLRFQIAQHLEKCQDWPAAYRAYADCRYPGARGRAIRVLEKDEQPQAAYERLTLALAAPESEAEQQLLLRMAPRLRRKLGHAKQATNAAASVERIDLLLPYPGEAYYVESVVQQHLMQDDAPVYYVENTLINSLFGLLCWPAIFKAMPGAFFHPFHRGPADLHSADFHQRRSLDFAACLAQLDDGTYPVTIRATLAAKHGIVSPFVSWDVLKDGLLDLALACIPARHLKKAFERILLDIKSNRSGFPDLIQFWPAEQRYRMIEVKGPGDRLQDNQLRWIAYCAEHAMPVSVCYLQWQVAT
- a CDS encoding sensor histidine kinase, with product MSGPLSKRRGAVVVFLVCIALGLALAFILARVAHAPWLNAVLLVVPATLVYAIGSGFSAFYLCRAYPLHARHPLAIAGVMSLAALFAGLLWATLLQFLNSVSLLPDVRWLGVNLTQSMLALFFGLGALLYCLAAAVHYLLLEFVRARMAEQRGLQAQLMAQEAQLRMLRTQIDPHFLFNSLNSISALTSINAAGARQMTVQLASFFRQSLSLEAHKHITVEQELVLIRHFLAIEQVRFGARLQVAESVDAGALACLLPPMLIQPLVENAVKHGICGLTEGGLIAIEVRRVGSLLQIAVRNPVDADQGPARGNGVGLENVRQRLAGAYGHEASVHWGRRDGDFEVMVSMPAQTGDTEEA
- a CDS encoding NAD-dependent epimerase/dehydratase family protein, which codes for MRVFLTGAAGFIGSSIAAGLVRAGHQVTGLVRKPEQVAELAKVGVLGVLGDLNDRELIIEQARAADAVINAASSDHRAAVEAIIEALAGSNKPFLHTSGSSIVGDASGGEGTEQIYHEDKLPAPTADKAARVAIDDLVLASANKGVRASVLCNTLIYGHGALPRDSVQLPRLLKQARKSGIVRHVGPGRNIWSNVHIDDVVSLYLLALKKSPAGTFYFVESGEAAFRDMTAAIADALQLGPAQDWPLPEAIAEWGYEMASYGLGSNSRVRGARARTLLGWQPQGPSVLEWIKHDMLKPLHANAV
- a CDS encoding LytR/AlgR family response regulator transcription factor, giving the protein MRVAIVDDELLARSVLREYLARHDDIDIVAECANGFDAVKAIAELEPELVFLDIQMPRLDGFEVAELIGAKTKLIFVTAYDQYALKAFECHALDYLLKPYSEQRFDQALAHARANRGTPEAVQTLAREAATRAAPLARVLIRDGAKVHVIASARIDYIEAQDDYISIRSEGKSYLKSQTLAELEAQLDPAKFLRVHRSYLLNIDGIRRIEAATKDSHVAILRDDTRIPVSKAGYQKLKLLVG
- a CDS encoding ATP-dependent DNA helicase produces the protein MSASRYTIAVRALCEFTAKVGDLDLRFTPSPTAQEGMAGHATVTSRRDDDYQREISLSGDFGPLHVRGRADGYDPARRQLEEIKTYRGELDAMPANHRQLHWAQARIYGHLLCRQLNLPMLRVALVYFDIVSQKESVMHEECTAEALRLFFEQHCTLFLDWAEQEMAHRASRDAQLTSMAFPHADFRPGQRQLAEAMYKASSRGCGLLAQAPTGIGKTVGSLFPMLKATAAHGLDKLFFLAAKVPGRQMALDACAILKDSAPLLPLRVLELSAKSSACEHPDKACHGESCPLAKGFYDRLPLAREVALASGLILDKEAVRAIALQQGICPYYLGMELARWSDVVIGDYNYYFDLSAMLYGMTLAHDWKVNVLVDEAHNMVSRARSMYSAELAQINLKMLRKFAPEGLKKPLDRLSRQWTALLKEQDGDYHVHPALPEKFFGALQGVATAIGDYAAEHAAALDEDLQRFYFDVLLINRLAESFGAHSLFDVSKTDTGTTVCIRNIVPAPFLKDRFAASHSTALFSATLSPWNYYSDTLGMPADTAWVDVESPFQAEQLSVRVADTISTRYQHRAASLLPIAQLMAKQYAETPGNYLAFFSSFDYMEKTATLFAQHYPDVPLWQQPRRMDDAARAQFLGRFGLDTRGIGFAVLGGAFGEGIDLPGARLIGAFIATLGLPQINPVNEQIRQRMGDLFGAGYDYTYLYPGMQKVVQAAGRVIRTQSDKGVVYLIDDRFSRPEIRQLLPTWWDVQLAS
- a CDS encoding LiaI-LiaF-like domain-containing protein gives rise to the protein MKNKPPLHSPSQIVLGVIVIGLGLLFLLDNLGFINVRYTFRFWPTILIIFGLLKISQSHTRSGYILGGVMVLLGLSWTLKAMGLLYINWSMLWPLLIIAAGVAVVSKSLPGAQQRQRRRHFSAPPDASAAPDAFGQARNGAVSLDKEVAGATAAPGASGQADDDSIIEVTAILGGYVRRVSSQRFRGGDINVIMAGCEIDLRQASIDGEAVLNVFALCGGVTIKIPPDWSVVLQGTPILGGFEEKTIVPPNQNKRLYVTGYAIMGGLEIRN